The following DNA comes from Thermococcus piezophilus.
ACGATTTCGTGAAAAAAGCTTAAATAAGGCCTTTTTCATAGTAGCAGTCGAGGTGATGTACCGTGATGTGGAAAAAAGTCATCGCGTTGCTCTTCGGTATGATGCTAATAACGACCACGTTGGCGTTCGGAAGAGTCTCCGCAGGGGAAACTTCAGCAACTGTCATCCTCGTCAGCGACAACGAGGCAGATTGTGCACTGGCCGAGTACCTAGCCAATCTGACTGGTGCAGTTATTATAACCACTGCGTGGGGCGTTTATTACCCGAACGTTACCGCCGAGATAATGAGCTACGCTCCAGATGAGGTCATAATAATTGGCGGCCCCGATGCCGTTGTTGACCAGTACGTCGAGGACCTCGAGGGCCTGAACATCACAGTTGAGCGCTGGTGGGGCAGGAACAGGTACGAGACCAACCTGGCCGTTATCAACAACGCCACCGTGAAGCTCAAAATAAAGTTCGAAAACAGCGTCATCGTGGTTCCAGGCAACGACACTGCCGGAATCGAGGTCGCCCTCAGGAGGGCCTTGAAGGTTCACGGGATAATAATCTTCGTCAACAACAGTACCGACATAACTCAGGTTATGATGAAGATACAGCTCAGGCCCAAGAACATAACCATCATCAGGAGTCACGTTATGAAGGGCGTTGCGGAGAGGGTCAGGGAAAGGCTCAGTGAGGGGGCCTTTGATAACGAGACTCCATTCAACGTCACCGAGGTTGAGGTCAACGTAACCTGGGAGGTGGCACTCAAGGCCATCAACATGGGCGAGGAGAGGATAACCACTGCGGAGGAGCTCCTTGCCAACGTGACGCTCCCGGAGCAGAAGGAGTGGCTTGCCGAGAAGATGCTCAACCTTGCAAAGAAGGAGCTTGAGAGGGCAAAGGAGGCCTATGACGAAGGTAAGTACGGAAGGGCCTACGGACAGGCAACGGCGGCGAAGGCCCACGCTGAGTTTGTCATCAGGATAGCCTCAAAGGAGTGGAACATGAAGGTGAAGTTCGACCCGATGAGGAGGGCAGAGATAACACTCCACCGCCTAGAAGCCCAGATAAAAGTCCTAGAAAAGGCCGGGATCGATGTCTCAGAATTAGAGAATCTGGTTGAGCAGCTTAAGGCCTCCATTGAGAACAACGACGTGGAGACTGCCAGTGCCCTCCTGATGAAGCTGGAAAGCACCCTCAGGGAGCTCTATATGAGCGGCAAGCCACATATAAAAGGCCATAGAAAGCTCCCCGTTCATGGGGGAGCCCCATGACGTTTAATTTTGTTTTTGATCCGTTTTTACTTGCTGTCATCAGGTAGCCAGATTCTGCTATTCAATAACTAGATACAGGATGATCCCCAGCAGGAACAATGAAAAGCTGTAGAGATGGAACCGTATCAGATATGTCCTTTCTTTATTTCTGTGCGATGAGTATATGCGGTAGGAGATTAGGTTTGCAAGTGAAGCGATAAGCGTTCCGAATCCACCGACATTCACTCCCCAGAGAAGGGCTTTCCAATCGGACGTAAAGTCAGCAATGAGCAGTGCTGAGGGGACGTTGCTCATTATCTGACTGAGGAATGCAGCAGTGAAGAATGTTTGGTGAGGGAACTCCAGCTCAAATCTCAGAAGGTGGGAGACGTTGTCCGTGAAGCCGAAGAACGCCAGAAAAGTGCCGAGAAGGAAGTAATCTACCCTGAGGCGCCTCCTATCGAAAAGGAGGGCGTAGCCCAAAACTATAACGCCGACCCACAGGGGGACGATCTTCAAGACTGCAGCTATGAACAGGAGAAACATCCCCACGTATATCCATCCCTCCCGAGACGGCTTCCCAGAGAACTCAACCTCCGGATTGGCTCTCACCCTAAGACTCATGAAGAGTATAACAAGAGACATCACCAAGACGAAGGGAAGTATAGTGTGGACGAAATCGGCGGGTGAAACGTTGTAGTGATAGTAGATAAAGAGGTTCTGGGGATTGCCAAAGGGCGTCAAAGCTGAGACGGCGTTAGCCATTAGCGTCTCCAAAATAACAACTAGGGCGGCGTCTTCGAAGTCTATGACAAGAGTGAGGGGAACCATCGTTATTAGAGCGGCATCATTGGTGACAAAAATCGAGAGAATCCCAGTTATTGCAACGAGCTTAACCGCTCCCAAGTTCCCCTGAAAGTTGGCCGCCAAGAACCTGAGGACGTTCTCGCGCTGTAGGCCGTTGACAATGACTAGGAACACGAAGAGTGTGAAGACAACCTGGAAGTCATCGGTGGAGTAATGGGGGATTCTCTGTGTCACAAGGGAAATCAAGACTAGGCCAGAGACCGAGAGAGAAAACAACCACTCCTCAATGAGTATTTTCTTCAGCTTGAGCTGCATGATGTATGTGCCCAAGGCTGCCTTTTTAATTGTATCTATACCGAAAACTTTATAAAGTCTTCGATATATGTAATATTAAACTTACACATGGAGGTGGCTAATAACATGAGAAATATGAAGTTGTTTGGAGTTGGGCTCCTCGCCCTGCTGGTTGGAATGACCTTTGGAATGGCTGCAGCAATGCAGAGCTGGACCGGTCCAAGGATGCCGGTCCAGGAGACCGCGCCCCTCGTGGACAGCACACTCACCACTTACTACGCTGACCTGAGCCAAGAGGAAATAGACGGCCTACTCTGGATGAGAGAAGAGGAGAAGCTCGCCAGGGACGTCTACCTCACGTTCTATGAGATGTATGGACTGCCAATATTCTACAACATAGCCCAGAGCGAGCAGACGCATACTGACACCGTGCTTGTCCTGATAGAGAAGTACAACCTTACCGACCCGGCCACCGACGAAATAGGCGTCTTCACGAATCCAGAACTTCAGGCCCTCTACGACCAGCTCGTCGAGATGGGCAGCCAAGGCCTCGTCGACGCCCTCAAGGTCGGGGCATTGATAGAGGAGACTGACATAGCTGACCTGGAGGAGTGGACTGAGAAGACCGACAACGCGGACATAATCCAGGTCTACGAGAGCCTCAAGGCAGGTAGCAAGAACCACCTCAGGGGCTTCGTGAGCGTGCTCGCGAACTACGGGGTAACATACGAGCCGCAGGTGATCAGCGAGAACTACTACCAGGAGGTCATCAGCTCGGCAAACAGCCACGGCTTCGGCAACCCGATGGGCGACATTGTCAGGGGCCCCGGAATATGGGACAGCGCCGCACAGGAGCCGACTCAAGAGACTGGAATAATTGACAGCATCATCAACACCTTCAGGAACACTTGGAACTGGATGAGGGGCTTTGTCCACAGGATAGGCTTCGCCATCTGAAGCTTTCTTTTTTATAATCGAATGGAGGTTTAGATATGGAGGCCAAGGTTTGGCACTTCGTTGAGTTCGGGGAGTTCCCGGTTGAGGAGATAGATGTGGAGGAAGTTAAGGACGACGCTCTAAAGCTGCTCAGGCGCGTGAGGGTCGATATGTACGAGACCTCAAGGGGAACCGTGATGAAACTGCTCGATGAGTACGGAAACTACATCGGAAAGGTCGTAGGTGAGTGCCCCATTGAAAAGCTCACCATTGGAAGCGCCTACCAGACCCCGTTTGGGGTCAAAGTAACGCTCGACTGCGGCGAAACAATCGTTGGATGGCTATATCTAGAGGGATGAAAATGCCGAGAGGATTTGGAGGATCAATAATGAGGGGTCCAATGTTTGGAAGGAGGAGGTGGGGCTTCGGCTGGATGTGGTGAGGTTTTGGAATATTTTTCATATTTACGCGCTTAGCGTTCCTGTTCCTGCCTCTCCTCCTGCTGGGGGCGTTGCTTTACACCCTCCTGAAGCGCTGATTTCGAAAGCTTTTTATTTTTCGTTCCAACTTATGTAATGACTTCCTGTCCTATGGAAGGCCAAGCGTGATGAAAAATGGTCGAGAGCATCCAAGAGCTGGCAGTGATCGCGGAAGCTCTGAGTTCTCCAATCAGGGTGAAGATACTCAAGATGCTCTGCGAGAAGGAGTGGTACGTCTACGAGCTCGCAAAGACCCTGGGCATTTCTCGCCAGCTGCTTTACCTCCATCTGAAAAAGTTGGAAAAGGCGAACCTCGTCGAGAGCGAGCTCCGCCTGGAGCCGAACGACCCAAGGGCAAAGAAGTATTACAAAGCAAAACCCTTCAAGCTCATAATCGATAACGAGATTGTGAAAAACCTGAAGGAGGTGTGATGATGCCGTACAGCTCGACTCCGAGCGGATGGATATCTATAACCCTCGGGCTGATCCTGATAGCGATAATGGTCTTCGCCTTTTACCAGATGAACAAGACGCTGGGTGAGCTGAAGCTCGAGCTGGCAAACCTGCGGAACACTCTAGAGGAGACCAAGAGACACACCGAGGAAGTCAAGAAGAAGCTCGAGGAAGTCTGAAATGCTGCCGCCAGGCAAAATTCCCCCAGAGAAGCTCAGGGAGATAGTGTTCAACCGCCTGGGAGCCCCAGGCGAGAGGGTTATAATTAAATCAGACCTCGGGGTAGATGCCACTGCAATCGATTTCGGTTCTTCCGTTTTGGTTGCCTCCACTGACCCGATAACCGGGACCGAGGAGAGAATAGGCTTCTATGCGGTTCACATCAACGCGAACGACGTTGCGACCTTCGGCGCCAAGCCCAAGTGGTTTTTAGTTTCTATCCTCCTCCCCGAAAATGCCGACGAGGCCTTACTCGCCAAGATTATGGACGAGCTCCACGAGAGTGCCAAAAAGCTTGGCGTGGCGATAGTCGGCGGCCACACGGAGGTCACCCCAGGCCTCCACAGGCCAATAGTGGTCGGCACCATGCTGGGAGAGGTTTCGGAGGAGAAGCTCGTAACCTCAAACGGTGCCAAACCGGGCGATGCCATAATCCTCACCAAGTGGGCCGGTTTAGAGGGCACCTCCATCATAGCGAACGAGC
Coding sequences within:
- a CDS encoding SLC13 family permease — encoded protein: MQLKLKKILIEEWLFSLSVSGLVLISLVTQRIPHYSTDDFQVVFTLFVFLVIVNGLQRENVLRFLAANFQGNLGAVKLVAITGILSIFVTNDAALITMVPLTLVIDFEDAALVVILETLMANAVSALTPFGNPQNLFIYYHYNVSPADFVHTILPFVLVMSLVILFMSLRVRANPEVEFSGKPSREGWIYVGMFLLFIAAVLKIVPLWVGVIVLGYALLFDRRRLRVDYFLLGTFLAFFGFTDNVSHLLRFELEFPHQTFFTAAFLSQIMSNVPSALLIADFTSDWKALLWGVNVGGFGTLIASLANLISYRIYSSHRNKERTYLIRFHLYSFSLFLLGIILYLVIE
- a CDS encoding DUF2202 domain-containing protein: MRNMKLFGVGLLALLVGMTFGMAAAMQSWTGPRMPVQETAPLVDSTLTTYYADLSQEEIDGLLWMREEEKLARDVYLTFYEMYGLPIFYNIAQSEQTHTDTVLVLIEKYNLTDPATDEIGVFTNPELQALYDQLVEMGSQGLVDALKVGALIEETDIADLEEWTEKTDNADIIQVYESLKAGSKNHLRGFVSVLANYGVTYEPQVISENYYQEVISSANSHGFGNPMGDIVRGPGIWDSAAQEPTQETGIIDSIINTFRNTWNWMRGFVHRIGFAI
- a CDS encoding ArsR/SmtB family transcription factor, coding for MVESIQELAVIAEALSSPIRVKILKMLCEKEWYVYELAKTLGISRQLLYLHLKKLEKANLVESELRLEPNDPRAKKYYKAKPFKLIIDNEIVKNLKEV
- a CDS encoding AIR synthase family protein encodes the protein MLPPGKIPPEKLREIVFNRLGAPGERVIIKSDLGVDATAIDFGSSVLVASTDPITGTEERIGFYAVHINANDVATFGAKPKWFLVSILLPENADEALLAKIMDELHESAKKLGVAIVGGHTEVTPGLHRPIVVGTMLGEVSEEKLVTSNGAKPGDAIILTKWAGLEGTSIIANEREEELVKVFGREFVERAKSFISMISVVEDALTANEAGVDAMHDPTEGGITNGLHEMADSAKLGLKVYAEKIPIREETLKICEFYGLNPLALISSGALIIAAPKENADDIISALEGKGINASVIGEFLEDKDSKVIVENGRERPLERPESDELWKIV